A region from the Arvicola amphibius chromosome 12, mArvAmp1.2, whole genome shotgun sequence genome encodes:
- the Mettl18 gene encoding histidine protein methyltransferase 1 homolog: MAFQFNFNIEEDVENKLTPLGDGTLSLDSSKEPPVSKSQNGKQDRKCSAEPSDLLPDGLWESSRGNAASSEDTDSAADRSADPEACEKQPFLRVAKEHAMPKDLNQVLENTVTEMLPGPHVNIAVVKTVLLKEKFPGENIVSKSFSSHSDLIPGVYEGGLKIWECTFDLLTYFSKAKVSFAGQKVLDLGCGSGLLGITASKGGAIEVHFQDYNSLVIDEVTLPNVVANFPLQDEGNDINEPEGKRQRKSKAAQEACKCRFFSGEWSEFCKLVLSEKLFAKYDLILTSETIYNPDYYSALHETFLRLLSRNGRVLLASKAHYFGVGGGVHLFQKFVEERNVFETKTLEIIDEGLKRFLIEITFKYPS, from the coding sequence ATGGCCTTTCAATTCAACTTTAATATAGAAGAGGATGTAGAAAATAAACTAACACCCCTTGGAGATGGAACTTTGTCCCTGGATTCATCAAAAGAACCACcggtctcaaaaagtcaaaacgGAAAGCAGGACAGAAAGTGTTCGGCAGAACCGTCAGACTTGCTTCCCGATGGCTTGTGGGAATCCTCGAGGGGAAATGCAGCCTCCTCTGAAGACACCGACAGTGCAGCTGATCGGTCAGCTGACCCGGAAGCATGTGAAAAACAGCCCTTCTTGAGAGTTGCTAAAGAACATGCTATGCCTAAAGATTTAAATCAAGTCTTAGAAAATACGGTTACGGAAATGTTGCCCGGTCCCCATGTCAACATAGCGGTAGTGAAAACTGTATTGTTGAAAGAGAAATTCCCTGGAGAAAACATAGTTTCAAAAAGCTTTTCTTCTCATTCTGATCTGATTCCAGGTGTCTATGAAGGAGGCTTGAAAATCTGGGAGTGTACCTTTGACCTCTTGACTTACTTCTCAAAGGCCAAAGTGAGTTTTGCTGGGCAAAAAGTGTTGGATCTTGGGTGTGGATCAGGATTGCTTGGAATAACTGCGTCCAAAGGAGGAGCTATCGAAGTTCATTTTCAAGATTATAACAGTCTTGTGATCGACGAAGTGACCTTACCTAACGTAGTCGCTAACTTCCCTTTGCAAGATGAGGGCAATGATATAAATGAGCCAGAAGGGAAAAGACAAAGGAAGTCGAAAGCAGCCCAAGAAGCATGTAAATGTCGGTTTTTCTCTGGGGAGTGGTCTGAATTCTGTAAACTTGTATTAAGTGAAAAACTCTTTGCAAAATATGACCTCATTCTCACCTCAGAAACCATTTATAATCCAGATTATTACAGTGCTTTGCATGAAACATTCCTCAGACTGTTGAGTAGGAATGGCCGGGTGCTTCTGGCCAGCAAAGCACATTATTTTGGTGTCGGTGGTGGCGTTCATCTCTTTCAGAAGTTTGTAGAAGAAAGGAATGTATTTGAGACTAAAACACTTGAAATAATTGATGAGGGTCTCAAGAGGTTCCTAATTGAAATTACTTTTAAGTATCCCAGTTAA
- the C12H1orf112 gene encoding uncharacterized protein C1orf112 homolog isoform X6 gives MSQDDEAEANRAMLDSLNSWSREVCRRELPSVLPRLLSMYQHSERWIEHTRILKIITDNFLPHMNHMTLEQTFFSQILPKTMKLFDRMIRELTTEARELSSQNLEIQVTLRNILQTMVQILGGLTGCVHHVCTTQQSIILENIHSLPSSILHIIKKTFVHCKNSESLYSGRLHLLSDLLQSVFREAYSLQKRLMELLDKVCMGPSIDENNTLLMVEVIHSLLDICSVISGMDQAFHANTWKFIIKQSLKHQSIIKSQLKHKEIISNLCEDIVFSFHSCLQLAEQMTQPAAQDNADHRIFQKSLKLCRFLANSLLHYIKV, from the exons ATGTCTCAGGACGACGAGGCGGAGGCGAACCGGGCCATGCTGGATAGTCTCAACAGTTGGTCGCGGGAGGTGTGCCGCCGGGAGCTGCCTTCGGTGCTACCCCGGCTCCTC TCTATGTATCAGCATTCTGAGAGATGGATTGAACACACAC GAATTTTGAAAATCATTACTGATAATTTTTTGCCTCATATGAATCACATGACACTGGAACAGACTTTCTTTTCCCAAATTTTACCAAAG ACTATGAAATTGTTTGATAGAATGATACGTGAATTAACCACTGAAGCCAGAGAACTCTCAAGCCAAAATTTAGAAATCCAGGTCACTCTAAGGAATATTTTACAA acAATGGTGCAGATCTTAGGAGGCCTTACAGGATGTGTCCATCATGTCTGTACCACACAGCAATCCATCATTCTAGAAAATATTCATAGTCTTCCCTCATCCATCctgcatataattaaaaagacaTTTGTACATTGTAAG AATAGCGAATCTTTGTATTCTGGACGCTTACACCTACTGTCAGACCTTCTCCAGTCTGTTTTCAGGGAGGCCTATTCTCTCCAGAAGCGGCTGATGGAACTGCTGGACAAGGTTTGCATGGGCCCTTCCATAGATGAAAATAACACTTTGTTGATGGTAGAAG TTATTCATTCGTTATTGGATATCTGCTCTGTGATATCTGGTATGGACCAAGCATTTCATGCCAATACATGGAAATTTATAATTAA GCAGAGCCTTAAACACCAGTCTATTATAAAGAGCCAATTGAAACACAAAGAGATAATTTCTAACTTGTGTGAAGacattgttttctccttccattcttGTTTGCAGTTAGCTGAACAGATGACACAGCCAGCTGCACAg GATAATGCTGACCATAGAATATTTCAGAAATCACTCAAATTGTGTCGTTTCTTGGCTAACTCCCTTTTGCACTACATTAAG gtttga